The following are from one region of the Littorina saxatilis isolate snail1 linkage group LG2, US_GU_Lsax_2.0, whole genome shotgun sequence genome:
- the LOC138958231 gene encoding uncharacterized protein isoform X1 — MAEAESIEQSHGRKSTCQGFALELEAMSQSPESSPLKRHSGEHEQTNLSKKHNSNENVESKVPTVCRKRQSHQNEEKNAAGCNKSDTDEINQADTSSKNVHQLYVINLKHRKTSSYAKSTQNKRTLKGCEKKSQVTNQTETASEKALGFQGKTAAQSETVDHKDACIFHCDSEVCSNPGIAKETKTSQPQIASGINVSSGEVQNKRLSRLTTVANSRTQPPKCSSSQVATRREVDSNTCSPVPSASQSTDIRELLMQKREAWLNRVSAGQQQKASDSAGVNCNQTTKQQFSSSHTMTSQSSFKPAANHRASPVSANSTETGNRTISPESNSLCDDAKDSSHSSKRLHALNDVSSTETIDSEDDEPHPKISKQTSRLVAETTPTLKTVVDSSGDRKQAKPSSPTGLPQPLISGNAKNNGPSSSPSQLLADGKKHGPSSSTPTKTSPPQVPKPKPPPEKTSELNKVKVFLEKVFDCSVMVTDEVSRMRFSRGEMRIPPAVFPTSAEDLEPKMKVLVQQAFHKRIDKVKLAISAFNACESESSAYNDKMVDMTAAVTRTEAVRTVLSHFKEERLNDNSSDEGLWGPEEGGSEMYETYSFLPRLIESSRDNVNISPDLLSHLLSMEEADCMVSSLLRTGGSRFLGVKRLDEMLLTERPVLHALEVLVSNAQFGDALAKILTKEIDEAVQSSLGNYFQKKSALSQLLSVSTIPEVTPGRQNLQPNEAALAPFRSLRSFPRLTSDDVATAQTMIQKGIHELQSLVYKALKRVVTGKSSREVGLSWLAALISLNELRTSSVMQDNSGVQPVCSDGFMLNLCFAMLEFFLPISQSLDKLEKVDIGYSASSACRLNYDFEACLAGGQIAAEKGKERKLGPLPPELQGKHSFITECFHLTQRALSVTVIPAIKRYNKMHSFFNSQMSQAKGTDKEESVKNQHVLVSVIWETCLLDTDLVRNITTFYISQARLLLNAVKTIEEKYQNAEEMHQAQKEALSGVPEFCVKDMAQWFSFLAYTVLRVQPNAAKGITLTPFVDCCVMLLERTDLMPGPVPASMIVSALLSFMKDSDKDTRFSGRSGWGSGIMSDLAAMVHTCPSAQTKLGPALLRTYVNVDVVEGLDVDKDTFDKFNSRVQIGQLVQKLWSRSDCRASILDQCGTELFQKFLDSILDTLLYMFHDSLSRLANVKKVETLKANEAEWKKLSKKEQAEKDRFFRNEEHVGSGFMRQAKKTLKFLTLITQSDKVVRCFTCQPLATRAASTMNGFLDSLCGAKAKSFKVKDMAKYDFNPAELLHTIVSIILRITQEDTSRTDGYLVSMVKDPDFELTNMEKAQSVIVSKGMAGDDDNDKLNQLMEQLRQLSAEHNPQQPTSGDDDEGNWRDAFMDLDIDEGQLEKQYVDVMQDQRFNMVSHIQDMHCFHGNLQGGLDPRSPKIKALMKEIKQLTTSLPVSAGASIFVRQDKDRLDVMRALVTGPTGTPYSLGCFCFDIYFPASYPNVPPLVKIITTGNGTVRFNPNLYADGKVCLSLLGTWHAGDASEKWTPGQSSIYQVLVSIQSMILTPDPVFNEPGYESIKGTQEGETQSRQYNWKLHLQTLRHAVLGQLKKPATGFERVIRHHFALQREAVLKQCAQWVKGCEDPDILRRLRQAADAIFEEIMCLEVDFNEEEEDSEDEEEV, encoded by the exons ATGGCTGAGGCAGAAAGCATAGAACAATCACATGGACGAAAAAGCACATGTCAAGGTTTTGCACTTGAACTTGAAGCTATGTCACAATCACCCGAAAGCTCTCCGTTAAAACGCCATTCAGGGGAGCATGAACAGACGAACCTAAGTAAAAAACACAACTCAAATGAAAATGTGGAATCTAAAGTGCCGACTGTGTGTAGAAAAAGACAATCTCATCAAAATGAGGAGAAAAACGCGGCAGGTTGTAATAAAAGTGATACTGATGAAATCAATCAAGCAGATACCTCCAGCAAAAATGTCCATCAACTTTATGTGATTAATTTGAAACACAGAAAGACAAGTAGTTATGCAAAGAGCACACAAAACAAGAGAACTCTCAAAGGGTGTGAGAAGAAGAGTCAAGTTACAAATCAGACAGAGACCGCAAGTGAAAAGGCACTCGGATTTCAGGGGAAGACTGCAGCGCAAAGTGAAACGGTTGATCATAAAGATGCCTGCATTTTCCACTGTGACTCTGAGGTCTGCAGTAATCCTGGAATTGCAAAAGAAACTAAGACTTCACAGCCACAGATTGCCTCTGGAATAAATGTATCATCAG GTGAAGTGCAAAATAAACGCCTGAGCCGACTCACAACTGTTGCGAATAGCAGAACACAACCACCAAAATGCTCCAGTTCTCAAGTAGCCACAAGGAGAGAAGTGGATTCAAATACATGCAGCCCTGTTCCTTCTGCTTCTCAATCTACTGATATCAGAG AATTACTCATGCAGAAAAGAGAAGCGTGGCTGAACCGAGTGTCTGCCGGACAGCAGCAGAAAGCATCAGATTCAGCGGGAGTGAACTGCAACcagacaacaaaacaacagttttcGTCGTCACACACTATGACGTCCCAGTCTTCCTTCAAGCCAGCAGCCAATCACAGAGCATCACCCGTGTCAGCAAACTCCACAGAAACTGGAAACAGGACAATTTCGCCCGAGTCCAACTCTCTGTGTGATGATGCAAAAGACTCTAGTCATTCTTCCAAAAGGCTTCACGCTCTAAATGATGTGTCTAGCACTGAGACCATTGACAGTGAGGATGACGAACCTCACCCTAAGATCTCAAAACAGACTTCTCGTCTGGTAGCAGAAACGACTCCCACACTGAAGACAGTGGTAGACAGCTCTGGAGATAGAAAGCAGGCCAAACCTTCATCTCCCACGGGACTTCCTCAGCCACTGATTTCAGGGAATGCCAAGAACAATGGACCTTCATCTTCTCCATCTCAACTGTTAGCAGATGGTAAGAAGCACGGACCTTCAAGTTCAACCCCCACTAAAACTTCCCCGCCGCAAGTTCCCAAACCTAAGCCCCCACCAGAGAAGACGTCTGAATTGAACAAGGTCAAGGTTTTCCTGGAGAAGGTTTTTGACTGCTCGGTGATGGTGACTGACGAGGTCTCCAGGATGAGGTTCAGCAGAGGGGAAATGAGAATTCCACCTGCTGTCTTTCCCACCTCGGCCGAAGACCTGGAACCGAAGATGAAGGTGTTGGTACAGCAGGCTTTTCATAAGCGAATTGATAAG GTGAAGCTTGCCATCAGTGCATTCAATGCCTGTGAGTCTGAGAGCAGTGCTTACAATGACAAGATGGTGGACATGACAGCAGCGGTGACCAGGACGGAAGCTGTTCGCACTGTTCTCTCGCACTTTAAAGAAG AGAGGCTGAATGATAATTCATCAGATGAGGGACTTTGGGGCCCTGAGGAAGGAGGTTCTGAAATG TATGAGACGTACAGCTTCCTACCTCGACTGATCGAGAGCTCCAGGGACAACGTGAACATCTCACCAGACTTGCTGTCACACTTGCTGAGCATGGAGGAGGCCGATTGCATGGTGTCCAGTCTTCTTCGTACTGGTGGCTCTCGCTTCTTGGGTGTAAAGAG GCTGGATGAGATGTTGCTGACTGAGAGGCCCGTTCTCCACGCCCTGGAGGTACTTGTGTCAAAT GCTCAGTTTGGGGACGCACTTGCTAAAATACTTACCAAGGAAATAGATGAAGCAGTGCAAAGCAGTCTG ggTAACTACTTTCAGAAGAAATCAGCACTGTCTCAGTTGCTGAGCGTTAGCACCATACCAGAGGTCACCCCTGGACGTCAGAACTTGCAGCCCAATGAGGCCGCTCTGGCACCGTTCCGCAGTTTGCGCAGTTTCCCTCGCCTTACCAGTGACGATGTCGCAACAGCACAG ACTATGATTCAAAAGGGCATTCATGAGCTGCAAAGTCTGGTGTACAAAGCACTGAAGCGTGTGGTTACCGGCAAGTCATCGCGCGAGGTTGGGTTGTCGTGGTTGGCTGCTCTCATCAGCTTGAACGAGCTTCGCACCTCGTCGGTCATGCAAGACAACTCTGGTGTGCAGCCTGTCTGCTCTgatg GCTTCATGCTGAATTTGTGCTTCGCCATGCTGGAGTTTTTCCTTCCTATCAGCCAGAGCTTGGACAAACTGGAGAAGGTCGACATCGGTTACTCCGCTTCTTCGGCCTGTCGCCTCAACTATGACTTTGAGGCTTGCTTGGCTGGTGGACAGATTG CAGCAGAGAAGGGAAAGGAGCGTAAACTTGGTCCCCTGCCCCCAGAGCTCCAGGGCAAGCACAGCTTCATCACCGAGTGCTTCCACCTGACTCAGCGAGCCCTCAGTGTCACCGTCATCCCTGCCATCAAGCGCTACAACAAGATGCACAG TTTTTTCAACAGCCAGATGTCTCAAGCGAAAGGCACAGACAAGGAGGAATCGGTGAAAAATCAGCACGTG CTGGTGAGTGTGATCTGGGAGACGTGCCTGCTGGACACGGACCTAGTGAGGAACATCACCACCTTCTACATCAGTCAGGCCAGGCTGCTGCTCAACGCCGTCAAAACCATAGAGGAG AAGTaccaaaatgcagaagaaatGCACCAAGCCCAGAAGGAGGCCCTGTCAGGGGTTCCTGAGTTCTGTGTGAAGGACATGGCTCAGTGGTTCAGCTTCCTGGCCTACACTGTGCTCAGGGTCCAGCCCAACGCTGCCAAGGGCATCACG CTGACGCCGTTTGTTGACTGCTGTGTGATGCTGCTGGAGCGTACAGACCTGATGCCCGGGCCGGTACCGGCCAGCATGATCGTGTCCGCCCTGCTCTCCTTCATGAAGGACTCCGACAAGGACACCAGATTTAG TGGTCGCAGTGGCTGGGGCAGTGGCATCATGTCAGATCTAGCAGCCATGGTACACACCTGCCCCTCGGCACAGACCAAGCTGGGGCCAGCATTGCTGAGGACCTACGTCAATGTCGACGTAGTAGAGGGGCTTGATGTCGACAAGGACACCTTTGACAAGTTCAACTCCAG AGTGCAGATAGGTCAGCTGGTACAGAAGCTGTGGTCCCGCTCAGACTGCCGTGCTTCCATCCTCGACCAGTGTGGCACAGAACTCTTCCAG AAATTCCTGGACTCCATCTTGGATACCCTGCTGTACATGTTCCACGACAGTCTGTCTCGCCTGGCCAACGTCAAGAAGGTCGAGACTCTCAAGGCAAATG AGGCCGAGTGGAAGAAACTGTCCAAGAAAGAGCAAGCAGAGAAGGACAGATTCTTCAGAAATGAGGAACACGTTGGTTCTGGATTCATGAGACAG GCCAAGAAGACACTCAAGTTCCTGACTCTGATCACGCAGTCGGACAAAGTGGTGCGGTGCTTCACATGTCAGCCCCTGGCCACCAGAGCAGCTTCCACT ATGAATGGTTTCTTGGACTCTCTGTGCGGTGCCAAGGCCAAGAgcttcaaggtcaaggacaTGGCAAA GTACGACTTCAACCCAGCGGAACTACTCCATACCATTGTCAGCATCATCCTACGCATCACACAAGAGGACACGTCACGCACGGACGGTTACCTGGTTTCTATGGTGAAGGATCCCGACTTTGAGCTGACCAACATGGAGAAAGCCCAGTCTGTCATCGTCAGCAAGGGAATGGCTGgggatgatgataatgacaaGCTCAATCAGCTGATGGAACAG CTGCGACAGCTGTCAGCAGAACACAACCCGCAGCAGCCGACGTCAGGCGATGACGATGAAGGCAACTGGAGAGACGCCTTCATGGATCTGGACATTGACGAAGGCCAGCTGGAGAAACAGTACGTCGACGTCATGCAGGATCAGCGCTTCAacatggtctcacacatccagGACATGCACTGCTTCCACGGCAACTTGCAGGGAGGCCTGGATCCTAG GTCGCCCAAGATCAAAGCACTGATGAAGGAAATCAAGCAGCTGACCACCAGTCTACCGGTCAGTGCTGGTGCCAGCATCTTTGTCAGACAG gATAAGGACAGGCTGGATGTGATGCGAGCCCTGGTGACTGGGCCGACAGGAACACCCTACAGTCTGGGATGTTTCTGCTTCGACATCTACTTTCCAGCCAGCTATCCCAACGTCCCACCCCTCGTCAAAATCATCACCACGGGCAACGGCACTGTCAG